A DNA window from Chryseobacterium scophthalmum contains the following coding sequences:
- a CDS encoding DUF6443 domain-containing protein — protein sequence MKKIIIPIHLLFGCILSAQSTSENFIETKVYLDSLGTGDKLRTVQYIDGLGRPKQIVSVNSAPSGKDIVTHIEYDNFGRQVDSWLPTPMSTLNGNIQSSVKSAANTYYSDNYPYSHSNLELSPLDRPLSKLNEGNSWQQNPINFSYGANATGEVQKYIATFDYSTSQSTISKSIDYTAGQLYKNSVTDEDGNQSIEFKNSEGQIILVRKILSATESADTYYIYNNYGQLAYVISPKGTDLFKNLASGTQLPETTLNNLCYQYKYDRKNRLVEKKLPGKGWEYMVYDKADRLIFTQDAVMHPSDKWLFTKYDKFGRVIMTGIVGGSNRADMQNMILNNLIIENRDGVGFTKNGMQVYYSNNHFPYLETILSVNYYDSYPSGTPPVTNTLSNQIITDNTAAKINTKGMLLASYIKNIEDNNWTKTYSWYDKKGRAISSHSINHLGGYTKTESQLEFSGVPKKVITRHKRLSGDTEREIIESFTYDSQNRIKVHKHKVDNNAEEILAQNDYNDISQVIQKKVGGTILGSGLQTIDYQYNIRGWMTHINDPVNLGTEDLFGYKIKYNTVEGQSVPNLNFQNLIVQPKFNGNIAETDWKTSTDGNSNLRRYGYVYDKLNRLSAGFFQKDTNPTLGEYFEKITYDINSNITTLQRTAGSNGTTANGIDFLVYKYAFGNQSNQLESVQDVSQNNSGYPFFPVRNNISYDTNGNMTNHMDKNISKIEYNHLNLPTLVNAVVGGGWLPGLDAEGPRHTYKYKANGTKYAKRVDNISPYMEDFTEVDYLEGFQYQRKYTKMSTSQNPYDTGITLKFVPTSEGYFDFEKNKYIYNYSDHLGNVRLSYFHNGNSIEVLEENNYYPFGLKHEGYNGLAGNQSYQYKYNGKELQETGMYDYGARFYMPDIGRWGVVDSLSEEYTSWSPYNYVMNNPISNIDPDGRGVLTDYKLLQDGQVKRVDPNDRSEERSDDRLFVTDSKGNVDNSVDPHVIKKSAPTDSTPISELSLNFKDPQNAKYPHTTAPMFPKGLSRGFTNNSTTASSLYTFLIDNTNVEWGLAGHKIGSKMNYTIFTGHQTDVVTPIFSHRGVSKLSFEIHNHPRGTLPNTGDMNAAVSLDNASGKYPRHFVITSDGNPQRVYEYRRYIKNGEVVNDISVKKGLIINGNLNLKSLEK from the coding sequence ATGAAAAAAATAATAATCCCCATTCATTTATTGTTTGGCTGTATATTATCTGCACAGTCTACATCAGAAAACTTTATAGAAACCAAGGTTTATTTAGACTCACTTGGAACAGGAGATAAGTTACGTACCGTTCAGTATATTGATGGATTAGGCAGACCGAAACAAATAGTGAGTGTAAATTCAGCTCCTTCAGGAAAAGATATCGTAACTCATATAGAATATGACAATTTTGGTAGACAAGTAGATTCATGGCTTCCTACTCCCATGTCTACGCTAAATGGCAATATTCAGTCATCAGTAAAGTCTGCTGCAAATACCTATTATTCGGATAATTATCCATATTCACATTCTAATCTTGAACTTTCACCATTGGATAGGCCTTTATCTAAGCTAAATGAAGGAAATAGTTGGCAGCAGAATCCTATTAATTTTAGCTATGGCGCCAATGCGACAGGAGAGGTACAAAAATATATTGCAACTTTTGATTATAGCACATCCCAATCAACCATATCAAAATCTATAGATTATACCGCAGGTCAACTTTATAAGAATTCTGTAACTGATGAAGATGGTAATCAAAGCATTGAATTTAAGAATAGTGAGGGACAGATAATATTAGTAAGAAAAATATTATCTGCTACAGAGAGCGCTGACACATATTATATTTATAATAATTACGGGCAGCTTGCTTATGTAATTTCCCCAAAAGGGACGGATCTTTTCAAAAATTTAGCCTCAGGTACTCAGCTTCCGGAGACCACATTAAACAATCTTTGTTATCAGTATAAATATGACCGAAAAAATAGGCTTGTTGAGAAAAAGCTTCCTGGAAAAGGCTGGGAGTACATGGTGTATGATAAAGCAGACCGACTAATTTTTACACAAGATGCAGTAATGCATCCTTCCGACAAATGGCTCTTTACAAAATATGATAAATTTGGCAGAGTAATCATGACGGGGATTGTAGGAGGATCAAACAGAGCTGATATGCAAAATATGATTCTTAATAATTTAATTATTGAAAATCGAGATGGCGTAGGCTTTACGAAAAATGGAATGCAAGTTTACTACTCTAATAATCATTTTCCATATTTAGAAACCATATTATCCGTTAATTATTATGATAGCTATCCATCTGGTACTCCACCAGTAACTAATACGCTATCGAATCAAATCATAACAGACAATACTGCAGCAAAAATCAATACTAAAGGTATGCTTTTAGCTTCCTACATCAAAAATATAGAAGATAACAACTGGACTAAGACTTACAGCTGGTATGACAAAAAGGGCAGAGCAATATCAAGCCATTCCATCAATCACCTGGGAGGTTATACAAAAACCGAATCGCAATTGGAATTCTCAGGTGTCCCAAAAAAAGTTATAACCCGTCATAAAAGACTTAGCGGTGATACGGAGAGAGAAATTATTGAATCATTCACATATGATAGTCAGAACAGGATCAAAGTACACAAACATAAAGTTGACAACAATGCAGAAGAGATATTGGCTCAGAATGACTACAACGATATCTCACAAGTCATTCAGAAAAAAGTAGGAGGAACGATACTTGGTAGTGGTCTTCAAACAATAGATTATCAATATAATATCCGTGGCTGGATGACTCATATTAATGATCCAGTAAATTTAGGAACAGAAGATCTATTCGGTTATAAAATTAAATATAATACTGTTGAAGGTCAATCAGTACCCAATCTGAATTTCCAAAATTTAATTGTACAGCCAAAGTTCAATGGCAATATTGCTGAAACCGATTGGAAAACGTCTACAGACGGCAACAGTAATCTGAGAAGATATGGTTATGTTTACGATAAACTTAACAGATTGTCAGCAGGTTTTTTCCAAAAGGATACCAATCCTACACTCGGAGAATATTTTGAAAAAATTACCTACGATATTAATAGTAATATCACGACCCTTCAGCGAACAGCAGGATCAAATGGTACGACTGCCAACGGTATCGATTTTTTAGTGTATAAATATGCATTTGGTAATCAAAGTAATCAGCTTGAGTCTGTACAAGATGTTAGCCAGAATAATTCAGGATATCCATTCTTTCCTGTTCGGAATAATATTTCTTATGATACTAATGGAAATATGACAAATCATATGGACAAGAATATTTCTAAAATTGAATATAATCATCTTAACCTCCCAACATTAGTTAATGCTGTTGTAGGTGGTGGTTGGCTTCCTGGTTTAGATGCAGAAGGGCCAAGACATACTTATAAATATAAAGCTAATGGAACAAAATATGCAAAACGAGTAGATAATATAAGTCCCTATATGGAAGATTTTACAGAAGTTGATTATTTAGAAGGCTTTCAATATCAGCGGAAATACACAAAAATGAGTACCTCTCAAAATCCTTACGATACGGGTATTACTTTAAAATTTGTACCTACGTCCGAAGGCTACTTTGACTTTGAAAAAAATAAGTATATTTACAATTACAGTGATCATTTAGGAAACGTGAGATTAAGCTATTTCCATAATGGGAACAGCATAGAAGTTCTTGAAGAAAACAACTACTATCCTTTTGGATTAAAGCATGAAGGTTATAATGGTTTGGCAGGAAATCAGTCTTATCAGTATAAGTACAACGGTAAGGAGTTGCAAGAGACGGGAATGTATGATTATGGTGCAAGATTCTACATGCCGGATATTGGACGATGGGGTGTCGTAGATTCATTAAGTGAGGAATATACAAGTTGGTCACCTTACAACTATGTGATGAACAATCCTATCAGTAATATTGACCCAGACGGGAGGGGTGTTTTAACGGATTACAAGTTACTACAGGATGGCCAGGTTAAAAGGGTTGACCCTAACGATAGAAGCGAAGAGAGGAGTGATGACAGGCTTTTTGTCACTGATAGTAAAGGCAATGTAGATAATTCTGTTGATCCACATGTCATAAAAAAAAGTGCGCCAACAGATTCAACACCAATATCTGAATTATCTTTAAATTTTAAAGATCCTCAAAATGCTAAATATCCACACACTACTGCTCCGATGTTTCCCAAAGGACTAAGTAGAGGCTTTACAAACAATTCTACTACTGCATCTTCTCTATATACGTTCTTAATTGATAATACGAATGTTGAATGGGGACTCGCTGGACACAAGATTGGCTCTAAAATGAACTATACAATTTTTACAGGACACCAAACTGACGTTGTCACACCAATTTTCTCACATAGAGGAGTTTCGAAACTATCTTTCGAAATACATAATCATCCGAGAGGTACTTTGCCAAATACCGGTGATATGAATGCAGCAGTCTCTCTTGATAATGCAAGCGGAAAATATCCTCGTCATTTTGTTATCACTTCAGACGGAAATCCTCAAAGAGTATATGAATACAGACGCTATATAAAAAATGGAGAAGTAGTAAATGATATATCTGTCAAAAAAGGACTGATTATCAATGGTAATTTAAATCTTAAATCATTAGAAAAATGA
- a CDS encoding T9SS type A sorting domain-containing protein, which translates to MKKLYISVFLICTTAVLYSQDVVWQKDIKSSTQDFLSQVTTTVDQQYLITGSSIQSKKITSENKQNNGYDFHLVKLNQQGEEVWEKYFSGQNHDFLSATVATQEGGFLLAGTSHSGKGLDKKDSSKGGSDIWLIRINEFGDELWQKTLGTSQDEEARSVIQTADFGFMIAGNIQNATNGFGSKDVTVTRLDKNGKVLSELVLGGRGLDEVEKMIPTPDGGGLLGVYSRSSEFRVSSSESYGSGSGNEISNPASRHSKSSPNFGEGDYWIIKLSKDNKVEWEKNFGGKGDDHLRTMVFTSSGYIIGGESRSDKSGNKTVGIEEGTDIWLISLNTKGEEQWQKSYNFKNRDILMGMNVISTRDGKNSKGVLLGGYTQAEGRIEAEDETFWMMYIDNDGNEQWRKHVKGESRKKEERLSDLKMNKDGSIVLAGTSAEELGKENWKIVKLADSQIDQLIEKQNIKIYPNPVSDYAYVEIGFDFKEADITLYDMGGRQLQSLKTKNKITKINTQNLIQGAYLIVIKTDTEKTANAKLIKK; encoded by the coding sequence ATGAAAAAACTCTACATAAGCGTATTTTTAATATGCACAACCGCCGTATTGTATTCTCAGGATGTGGTATGGCAAAAAGATATTAAATCCTCTACTCAGGATTTCCTTTCACAAGTCACCACAACAGTTGATCAACAATATCTTATTACAGGAAGTTCGATTCAATCCAAAAAGATCACTTCCGAAAACAAACAAAACAACGGCTACGATTTTCATCTTGTCAAGCTTAATCAACAAGGAGAAGAAGTGTGGGAAAAGTATTTCTCAGGACAGAATCATGACTTTTTATCGGCAACCGTTGCAACCCAAGAAGGAGGTTTTCTTTTAGCGGGAACGTCACATTCAGGAAAAGGCTTAGACAAAAAAGATTCTTCTAAAGGAGGATCGGACATCTGGTTGATCAGAATCAACGAATTCGGAGATGAATTGTGGCAAAAAACTCTAGGAACATCGCAGGACGAAGAAGCAAGATCTGTAATTCAGACCGCTGATTTTGGTTTTATGATCGCAGGAAATATTCAGAACGCAACCAACGGATTCGGCTCAAAAGATGTAACGGTTACAAGACTTGATAAAAACGGAAAAGTTCTTTCAGAATTAGTTTTAGGCGGAAGAGGTTTGGATGAAGTAGAAAAGATGATTCCTACGCCTGATGGAGGAGGGTTGTTGGGTGTTTATTCGAGGAGTTCCGAGTTTCGGGTTTCGAGTTCGGAGTCGTATGGTTCGGGTTCCGGTAACGAAATCTCGAATCCCGCATCACGACACTCCAAATCCAGTCCCAATTTTGGGGAAGGCGATTATTGGATAATCAAACTCAGCAAAGACAATAAAGTAGAATGGGAAAAGAATTTCGGAGGTAAAGGAGATGATCATTTGAGAACAATGGTTTTTACTTCTTCGGGATATATTATTGGTGGAGAATCGAGATCTGATAAATCAGGAAATAAAACCGTTGGAATTGAAGAAGGAACAGATATCTGGCTGATTTCTTTAAACACAAAAGGAGAAGAACAGTGGCAAAAGTCTTATAATTTTAAGAACCGTGATATCCTAATGGGGATGAATGTGATTAGCACAAGAGATGGTAAAAATTCAAAAGGCGTTTTACTAGGTGGTTACACTCAGGCAGAAGGAAGGATTGAAGCGGAAGATGAAACATTTTGGATGATGTATATCGATAATGACGGAAACGAACAGTGGAGAAAACATGTAAAGGGAGAATCTAGAAAGAAAGAGGAAAGGCTTTCTGATCTAAAAATGAATAAAGACGGTTCTATTGTGCTCGCTGGAACAAGTGCTGAAGAACTCGGAAAAGAGAACTGGAAGATTGTAAAGCTTGCAGATTCGCAAATTGACCAGTTAATAGAAAAACAGAATATTAAGATTTATCCGAATCCTGTTTCAGATTATGCTTATGTGGAAATAGGATTTGATTTCAAAGAAGCAGATATTACGTTGTATGACATGGGAGGAAGACAATTGCAAAGTTTGAAAACCAAAAATAAAATAACGAAGATTAATACACAAAACCTGATTCAGGGAGCGTATTTGATCGTCATAAAAACAGATACTGAGAAAACTGCTAATGCAAAATTGATTAAAAAATAA
- the map gene encoding type I methionyl aminopeptidase gives MSITNEQELLGMQKVSEAVAFTLKEMMNYAQVGMTTKDLDEYGAKILSDFGAKSAPYLTYGFPGWTCISVDNEFCHGIPSSERVLKEGDLINIDVSAELNGYWADNGSSFVIGKDINQHQKLVDASKEILEKTINNIKGGVKIADIGFLMETEAKKRGFKVIRNLGGHGVGRSLHEEPDELMNYKNRYDSRRFKKNSVVAIETFISTDSTIAVELNDGWTMVGNKGGYMAQHEHTILITDGKPIILTQMNEILN, from the coding sequence ATGTCTATAACAAACGAACAGGAATTACTCGGAATGCAGAAAGTAAGTGAAGCTGTGGCTTTTACTTTGAAAGAAATGATGAATTATGCACAAGTGGGAATGACAACAAAAGATCTTGATGAGTATGGAGCTAAAATTCTTTCGGATTTTGGCGCGAAGTCTGCTCCTTATCTTACGTATGGATTTCCGGGTTGGACGTGTATAAGTGTTGACAACGAGTTTTGTCATGGAATTCCTAGCTCTGAAAGAGTTTTGAAAGAAGGAGATCTAATTAATATTGATGTTTCTGCAGAGCTCAATGGATATTGGGCAGATAATGGAAGTTCTTTTGTGATTGGAAAAGATATCAATCAGCATCAGAAATTAGTCGATGCATCCAAGGAAATCTTAGAAAAAACAATTAATAATATAAAGGGTGGTGTAAAAATCGCAGATATTGGTTTTTTAATGGAAACTGAGGCAAAAAAAAGAGGATTTAAAGTCATTAGAAATCTTGGCGGTCACGGGGTAGGAAGAAGTCTCCACGAAGAACCAGATGAATTAATGAATTACAAAAACCGTTACGATTCCAGAAGATTTAAGAAAAATTCTGTTGTGGCGATTGAAACATTTATTTCGACCGATTCAACAATTGCTGTAGAGCTTAATGATGGTTGGACGATGGTAGGAAACAAAGGTGGGTATATGGCACAGCATGAGCATACCATTTTGATTACCGACGGAAAACCTATTATTTTGACACAGATGAATGAGATTTTAAATTAA
- the mce gene encoding methylmalonyl-CoA epimerase: MKLEHIGIAVKSLGVSDELFTKLLGKESYKKETVEREGVVTSFYETGESKIELLEASNPESPISKFIDKKGEGIHHLAFGVENILNEVERLKKEGFQFISEEPKEGADNKLVVFLHPKSTNGVLVELCQEKP; encoded by the coding sequence ATGAAATTAGAACATATCGGTATTGCGGTAAAATCTTTAGGAGTCTCTGATGAGCTTTTTACAAAACTTTTAGGAAAAGAATCCTACAAAAAAGAAACGGTAGAAAGAGAAGGCGTAGTGACTTCATTTTATGAAACAGGAGAAAGCAAAATTGAGCTTTTGGAAGCCAGTAATCCTGAAAGTCCAATTTCAAAATTCATCGATAAGAAAGGAGAAGGTATTCATCATTTGGCATTTGGTGTAGAAAATATCCTGAATGAAGTAGAAAGATTAAAAAAAGAAGGATTTCAGTTTATCTCTGAAGAACCTAAAGAAGGTGCTGATAACAAATTAGTTGTCTTCTTACACCCGAAATCTACGAATGGTGTCTTGGTAGAACTTTGTCAAGAAAAGCCATAA
- the rbfA gene encoding 30S ribosome-binding factor RbfA, with amino-acid sequence MESNRQRKVAQIIQEDFAELFRKQASESKQNFLVSVSDVKVTPDLGIAKIYLSIFPQEFRASIMKEIEENKAQYRNFIGQKMAKQVRIIPQLSFYLDTTLDDVEKIERELRGEGDNPVL; translated from the coding sequence ATGGAAAGCAACAGACAAAGAAAAGTAGCACAGATTATACAGGAAGATTTCGCAGAACTTTTCCGCAAACAGGCATCAGAAAGTAAACAGAATTTTCTGGTTTCGGTTTCCGATGTTAAAGTAACTCCCGATTTGGGAATTGCAAAAATCTATTTAAGTATTTTCCCTCAGGAATTTCGTGCTTCAATTATGAAAGAAATTGAAGAAAACAAGGCGCAATACAGAAACTTCATCGGTCAGAAAATGGCAAAGCAAGTTCGTATTATTCCACAATTGAGCTTTTATCTAGATACTACGCTTGATGATGTAGAGAAAATCGAAAGAGAACTGAGAGGCGAAGGCGACAATCCTGTTTTATAG
- a CDS encoding ABC transporter permease codes for MKNIAFYIASRYLLSKKGSTAVTFITWLAAVAMSVAVAAMFVIISVFSGLEDFNKALISNLHADLTIKSTSGKTLKNFEKINTVLKNNKEISNFSRIIEEKTYINYNGKGDVAYLRGVDSAYIKVNPVDKTIFFGSYPTFEYTNEVIMEHSLQNRLGIPVDSNTDFSTLFMPKPGTGIINKEEDIYNKKEIIVCGVFPGNEQLNNYIIAPVELAEELLNLPKNSAYQIVIKLKNPENIDSVKQNLLKTLGKDIEIKTKEEENAAFWKMINTEKLFIYLIFALVIFITTFNLAGAIIILQLDKKQQAKSLISLGFPLSHLRMTYFYTGILIVILGVISGLILGTALCYFQIYTELFKAVEDLPFPVKIVGENYLIVAAIASVFGIIISWFFSKISKDYITKN; via the coding sequence TTGAAAAACATTGCATTTTACATTGCATCGCGCTACCTTTTATCTAAAAAAGGAAGCACTGCTGTAACATTTATTACCTGGCTTGCTGCCGTGGCGATGAGTGTTGCTGTGGCTGCAATGTTTGTCATTATTTCTGTTTTTTCCGGTCTTGAAGATTTCAACAAAGCTTTGATTTCTAATCTTCATGCTGATTTAACGATAAAAAGCACATCCGGAAAAACGCTGAAAAATTTTGAGAAAATAAATACTGTTTTAAAAAACAATAAAGAAATCTCAAACTTCTCAAGAATAATAGAAGAAAAAACCTACATTAATTACAACGGAAAAGGCGATGTTGCCTATCTTCGTGGGGTTGATTCAGCTTATATTAAAGTAAACCCGGTTGATAAAACCATATTTTTTGGTAGTTATCCTACATTCGAATACACCAATGAAGTGATTATGGAGCATTCGCTTCAGAACAGATTGGGAATTCCTGTAGATTCAAATACAGATTTTTCAACGCTTTTCATGCCTAAACCCGGAACAGGAATCATCAATAAGGAAGAAGATATTTACAATAAAAAAGAAATTATTGTTTGTGGTGTTTTTCCAGGGAATGAACAGCTCAACAATTACATTATTGCTCCGGTAGAATTGGCAGAAGAATTATTAAATCTTCCAAAAAATTCAGCTTATCAAATTGTTATTAAGCTTAAAAATCCAGAAAACATAGATTCTGTAAAACAAAATCTTCTTAAAACTCTAGGAAAAGACATCGAAATTAAAACAAAAGAGGAAGAAAATGCAGCGTTCTGGAAAATGATTAATACCGAAAAGCTTTTTATTTATTTAATTTTCGCTTTGGTTATTTTCATCACGACTTTTAATTTGGCGGGTGCTATCATTATTTTACAGCTCGACAAAAAACAACAGGCAAAATCTCTGATTTCTTTAGGTTTTCCTTTATCACATCTTAGAATGACCTATTTCTATACCGGAATTCTTATTGTTATCTTGGGAGTAATTTCAGGTCTTATTTTAGGAACAGCTTTATGCTATTTCCAAATTTATACTGAATTATTTAAGGCTGTTGAAGATTTACCTTTTCCTGTAAAAATTGTTGGTGAAAATTATTTAATCGTTGCAGCCATCGCTTCTGTCTTTGGTATTATAATTTCTTGGTTCTTTTCTAAAATCAGTAAAGACTATATTACTAAAAATTAA
- a CDS encoding endonuclease produces the protein MRRILHSFLLTLITISALAQVPAGYYNNATGTGAALKTQLKAIITNGHQDHGYGGLWTGYQTTDRDYYYENDGTILDIYSERPTAADPYNFTYSTNQCGSYGNEGDCYNREHIVPQSLFNEASPMKNDIHFIRATDGKVNGMRSNYPFGKVGTASFTSLNGSKLGNSVSAGYGGTVFEPIDEFKGDVARMIFYFVTRYETQLSGFSSGDMLGGSAYPGLQTWELNQLLAWHNLDPVSPAEIGRNNASYTYQGNRNPYIDNPNYVNLVWGTPTTDTQAPTAPTNLVANNPTASTVALSWTASTDNVGVTGYDVYANNVLKATVTGTSTTVQALASSTTYNFHVIAKDAAGNSSPQSNTATETTLAGTGGGTGTCGTEDFTNIPASSSSYSTRSWTNNSITWTATDARTDQTIVTGNKAITIQNGDLTSSTVSGGIQNLTVTTQRKFNGGSSNLNLQINGVTVGTIPYGDAVTTTTISNINVSGDIVIKLVNPVSSNRVAIDDLSWTCAASLSTVENSKEKAFSIYPNPVKNHELFVKGENLNKVLKAEIYDLSGKLIKNIANPFKNSNKINLHGLAKGVYILKTDNNTTKFIVD, from the coding sequence ATGAGACGAATTTTACATTCATTTTTGCTAACTCTGATCACTATCAGTGCTTTAGCTCAAGTTCCTGCGGGATATTACAACAATGCAACTGGTACAGGTGCAGCTTTAAAAACTCAGCTTAAAGCAATTATTACAAATGGACATCAAGATCACGGTTATGGTGGACTTTGGACTGGTTACCAGACAACAGATAGGGATTACTACTATGAAAATGACGGTACTATTTTAGATATTTATTCTGAAAGACCAACTGCTGCAGATCCTTATAATTTCACATACAGTACCAACCAATGTGGAAGTTACGGTAATGAGGGGGATTGTTACAATAGAGAGCACATTGTTCCTCAAAGTTTGTTTAATGAGGCCTCTCCAATGAAAAATGATATTCATTTTATTAGAGCAACTGATGGTAAAGTAAACGGAATGCGTTCAAATTATCCTTTTGGAAAAGTAGGAACAGCAAGCTTCACTTCATTGAATGGTTCAAAATTAGGAAATTCAGTTTCAGCAGGATATGGCGGAACGGTTTTCGAACCTATTGATGAGTTTAAAGGTGATGTTGCAAGAATGATTTTTTACTTTGTCACAAGATATGAAACTCAGCTTTCAGGATTTAGCTCAGGAGATATGTTGGGCGGAAGCGCATATCCAGGTTTACAAACTTGGGAACTTAACCAGCTTTTAGCTTGGCACAATTTAGATCCAGTTTCTCCAGCAGAAATCGGAAGAAACAATGCTTCATATACTTATCAGGGAAACAGAAACCCTTATATTGACAATCCTAATTATGTAAATTTAGTTTGGGGAACACCAACTACAGATACACAAGCTCCAACAGCTCCAACTAATTTAGTCGCAAATAACCCAACTGCAAGTACGGTTGCATTAAGCTGGACTGCATCTACAGACAATGTAGGAGTTACAGGATACGATGTTTATGCTAATAATGTTTTAAAAGCTACCGTTACAGGAACTTCAACAACTGTTCAGGCTTTAGCTTCTTCAACAACCTACAATTTCCATGTTATTGCTAAAGATGCAGCCGGAAATTCATCTCCTCAAAGCAATACTGCTACAGAAACTACGCTTGCAGGAACTGGTGGAGGAACTGGAACTTGCGGAACCGAAGATTTTACAAACATTCCTGCATCTTCTTCGAGCTATTCTACAAGAAGTTGGACAAACAATAGTATTACATGGACTGCAACTGATGCAAGAACCGATCAAACCATTGTTACTGGTAACAAAGCAATTACTATTCAAAATGGTGATTTAACAAGCAGTACAGTTTCTGGTGGTATTCAAAACTTAACAGTAACAACTCAGCGTAAATTCAACGGTGGTTCATCTAATTTAAATTTACAGATTAATGGTGTAACAGTAGGAACAATTCCTTACGGTGATGCAGTTACTACAACTACAATCAGCAATATCAATGTTTCAGGAGATATAGTTATTAAATTAGTTAATCCTGTTTCTTCAAACCGAGTAGCAATTGATGATCTTTCTTGGACTTGTGCAGCTTCTTTATCAACTGTTGAAAATTCAAAAGAAAAAGCATTCAGTATTTATCCAAACCCGGTTAAAAATCACGAATTATTCGTAAAAGGTGAAAACCTGAACAAAGTTTTGAAAGCTGAAATCTATGATCTTTCAGGAAAACTGATTAAGAATATTGCAAATCCTTTCAAAAACTCAAACAAAATTAATCTTCACGGATTAGCAAAAGGAGTGTACATCCTGAAAACAGACAACAACACTACAAAATTCATTGTAGACTAA
- a CDS encoding shikimate dehydrogenase family protein: MDSSNKLGLIGKNISYSFSKQYFEDKFKKKKLSDFSYEIFDLQEINEVEELLLKPNLLGFNVTIPYKEKVIDYLDELSDEAKKIGAVNCVLIENGKKTGYNTDAFGFEKTLVAHKKTHHESALVLGNGGAAKAVQYILDKHQIPYQTISRKSEINFENLDSETVSENKLIIQCTPVGTFPNIEDCLNFPFEALTNQHLVIDLIYNPEYSKFIINSSQNGAKTVNGYYMLEQQAEKAWEIWSFKKK, encoded by the coding sequence ATGGATTCCAGCAACAAATTAGGACTGATCGGAAAAAACATCTCCTACTCTTTTTCAAAACAATATTTTGAAGATAAATTTAAAAAGAAAAAACTCAGCGATTTTTCATACGAAATTTTCGATTTACAGGAAATCAACGAAGTTGAAGAACTGCTTTTGAAACCCAATCTTTTAGGATTTAATGTAACGATTCCCTACAAAGAGAAAGTTATAGATTATCTGGATGAATTGAGTGATGAAGCCAAAAAAATAGGCGCTGTAAACTGTGTTTTAATTGAAAACGGAAAGAAAACCGGCTACAATACAGACGCTTTTGGTTTTGAAAAAACATTGGTTGCCCACAAAAAAACACATCACGAATCGGCTTTGGTTTTAGGAAATGGTGGTGCTGCAAAAGCAGTGCAATACATTTTAGACAAACATCAGATTCCGTATCAGACAATTTCCAGAAAATCAGAAATTAATTTTGAAAATTTAGACTCAGAGACAGTTTCAGAAAACAAGCTCATTATTCAGTGTACTCCGGTCGGAACCTTTCCGAATATCGAAGATTGTCTGAATTTCCCTTTTGAAGCTCTTACAAATCAACATTTGGTGATTGATCTGATTTACAATCCGGAATACAGCAAATTTATTATAAACTCATCTCAAAACGGAGCAAAAACCGTCAACGGATATTATATGCTGGAACAACAGGCAGAAAAAGCTTGGGAAATTTGGTCGTTTAAAAAAAAATAA